One window of the Methylocystis parvus OBBP genome contains the following:
- a CDS encoding L,D-transpeptidase, whose product MDLRICRKLTALAFAAAALAGCNTTQNAVQNVVAFAAPPEPAPVAPPPLVEPAPDPVIERAPVETLPLESPSRSASLGADAVEPRYGSVYGEMRDGEHVVPAVKLSQISPQFLRKNVAYATKEQPGTVVVDPANHFLYYVEGGGRATRYGVGVGREGFVWTGDATIKNKQEWPDWYPPKEMIARRPDLQGKMSKLQSGEGMHGGPGNPLGARAMYLWQGDKDTLFRIHGTNEPWTIGHSESSGCIRMINQDAIDLYSKAQPGARVVVLGSRGAQPVEKLSQR is encoded by the coding sequence ATGGATCTTCGGATTTGCCGCAAGCTGACGGCGCTGGCTTTCGCCGCCGCCGCCCTCGCCGGATGCAACACGACCCAGAACGCGGTCCAGAACGTCGTCGCCTTCGCCGCGCCGCCGGAGCCCGCGCCGGTCGCGCCCCCGCCGCTCGTCGAGCCCGCGCCCGATCCCGTCATCGAGCGCGCCCCGGTCGAGACGCTGCCCCTCGAGTCGCCCTCCCGCAGCGCCTCGCTCGGCGCGGACGCGGTCGAGCCCAGATATGGCTCCGTCTACGGAGAAATGCGGGACGGCGAGCATGTCGTTCCCGCCGTGAAGCTTTCCCAGATCAGCCCGCAATTCCTGCGCAAGAACGTGGCCTACGCCACCAAGGAACAGCCGGGCACGGTCGTCGTCGATCCGGCGAACCACTTTCTCTATTACGTCGAGGGCGGAGGCCGCGCGACCCGCTATGGCGTAGGCGTAGGACGCGAAGGCTTCGTCTGGACGGGCGACGCGACGATCAAGAACAAGCAGGAATGGCCGGACTGGTATCCGCCCAAGGAAATGATCGCGCGGCGCCCCGACCTGCAGGGCAAGATGTCGAAGCTGCAAAGCGGCGAGGGCATGCATGGCGGCCCCGGCAACCCGCTCGGCGCCCGCGCCATGTATCTCTGGCAGGGCGACAAGGATACGCTGTTCCGCATCCACGGCACCAACGAGCCCTGGACCATCGGCCACAGTGAATCCTCCGGCTGCATCCGCATGATCAACCAGGACGCGATCGACCTTTACAGTAAGGCGCAGCCGGGGGCGCGGGTGGTGGTGCTCGGCTCGCGCGGCGCGCAGCCGGTGGAGAAGCTGTCGCAGCGGTGA
- the ctrA gene encoding response regulator transcription factor CtrA, with protein sequence MRVLLIEDDSATAQSIELMLKSENFNVYTTDLGEEGIDLGKLYDYDIILLDLNLPDMSGYEVLRTLRVAKVKTPILILSGLAGIEDKVKGLGFGADDYLTKPFHKDELVARIHAIVRRSKGHAQSVITTGDLVVNLDQKTVEVGGVRVHLTGKEYQMLELLSLRKGTTLTKEMFLNHLYGGMDEPELKIIDVFICKLRKKLANASDGRNYIETVWGRGYVLREPNEADERITA encoded by the coding sequence ATGCGCGTTTTATTGATCGAAGACGACAGCGCGACGGCTCAGAGCATCGAGCTCATGCTCAAATCCGAGAATTTCAACGTCTATACGACGGATCTCGGCGAGGAAGGCATCGACCTCGGCAAGCTCTATGATTACGACATCATCCTTCTCGATCTGAACCTTCCCGACATGTCGGGCTATGAAGTTCTTCGTACGCTGCGCGTCGCGAAAGTGAAGACGCCGATCCTCATCCTTTCGGGCCTCGCCGGCATCGAAGACAAGGTGAAGGGCCTCGGCTTCGGCGCCGACGACTATCTGACCAAGCCCTTCCACAAGGACGAACTGGTCGCCCGCATCCACGCCATCGTCCGCCGCTCCAAGGGCCATGCGCAGTCGGTCATCACCACGGGCGATCTCGTCGTCAATCTCGATCAGAAGACCGTCGAAGTCGGCGGCGTCCGCGTGCATCTGACGGGCAAGGAATATCAGATGCTCGAGCTCCTCTCCCTGCGCAAGGGCACGACGCTGACGAAGGAGATGTTCCTCAATCATCTCTATGGCGGCATGGACGAGCCGGAGCTCAAGATCATCGACGTCTTCATCTGCAAGCTGCGCAAGAAGCTCGCCAACGCCAGCGACGGCCGCAACTATATCGAGACGGTCTGGGGCCGCGGCTATGTGCTGCGCGAGCCCAACGAAGCCGACGAGCGCATCACGGCGTAA
- a CDS encoding CheR family methyltransferase has product MNFVFARFRRQLAALTGIALGADKQYLAESRLAPVARAHGLADFASLVDAFERQENPQLTRDAIDAMTTNETLFFRDRTPFENFRAQALPELIASRANERRLRFWCAACSTGQEAYSLAMTLDQDAAALRGWTLEVLATDLSTAAVEAARVGSYSQFEVQRGLSTSQLLRYFHREEESWRVNEHLRARIDFRDFNLLSDYAELGTFDVIFCRNVLMYFEPDMKRAVLARLSQALNEGGYLFLGAAEPTNEANAYFTKVTQDGVWRARRRGAPQLRLA; this is encoded by the coding sequence ATGAATTTTGTTTTCGCACGTTTCCGCCGCCAGCTCGCCGCCTTGACCGGCATCGCGCTGGGCGCCGACAAGCAATATCTCGCCGAAAGCCGTCTCGCCCCGGTTGCGCGCGCTCACGGCCTCGCCGATTTCGCCTCACTCGTTGACGCTTTCGAGCGTCAGGAAAACCCTCAACTGACGCGGGACGCCATCGACGCCATGACGACGAACGAAACCTTGTTCTTCCGCGACAGGACGCCTTTCGAGAATTTCCGCGCCCAGGCGCTGCCGGAGCTGATCGCGTCGCGGGCCAATGAGCGCCGGCTGCGCTTCTGGTGCGCGGCCTGCTCCACGGGGCAGGAGGCCTACTCGCTGGCGATGACGCTCGATCAGGACGCCGCCGCGCTGCGCGGCTGGACCCTGGAAGTGCTCGCCACCGATCTCTCGACCGCCGCTGTCGAGGCGGCGCGCGTCGGGAGCTACAGCCAGTTCGAGGTGCAGCGCGGACTCTCGACGAGCCAGCTCCTGCGCTATTTCCACCGCGAAGAGGAAAGCTGGCGCGTCAACGAACATCTGCGCGCGCGTATCGATTTCCGCGACTTCAATCTCCTTTCGGACTACGCCGAGCTTGGGACCTTCGACGTCATCTTCTGCCGCAACGTGCTGATGTATTTCGAGCCGGACATGAAACGCGCCGTGCTTGCGCGTCTGAGCCAGGCGCTCAACGAAGGCGGCTATCTCTTCCTCGGCGCGGCCGAGCCGACGAATGAGGCCAATGCGTATTTCACCAAGGTGACGCAGGACGGCGTTTGGCGCGCCCGTCGCCGCGGCGCGCCGCAATTGCGGCTGGCGTGA
- a CDS encoding response regulator, whose protein sequence is MKQVLVVDDSAVIRKVARRILEGLHFRTSEAPDGRAALAECEKGMPDAILLDWNMPEMDGFEFLCALRRMPGGASPKVVFCTTENEVGHIARAMHAGADEYIMKPFDQNIVRSKFEEIGLV, encoded by the coding sequence ATGAAACAGGTTCTCGTCGTCGACGATTCGGCGGTGATCCGCAAGGTGGCGCGTCGCATTCTGGAAGGCTTGCATTTCCGCACCAGCGAGGCGCCGGACGGCCGCGCGGCGCTGGCCGAATGCGAAAAGGGCATGCCCGACGCCATTCTGCTCGACTGGAACATGCCGGAGATGGACGGCTTCGAATTCCTTTGCGCCTTGCGCCGCATGCCGGGCGGCGCCTCCCCCAAGGTCGTCTTCTGCACGACGGAGAACGAAGTCGGCCATATCGCGCGCGCCATGCACGCCGGCGCCGACGAATACATCATGAAGCCTTTCGACCAGAATATCGTGCGGTCCAAATTCGAGGAAATCGGCCTCGTCTGA
- a CDS encoding chemotaxis protein CheW gives MTSFDIADYSYSRKRAAAAVAQSRHFTIKLRGQAIGIPVDCVKTIFHLDNLTRVPLAPREVAGLTNLRGRIVTALYLDRCLWLDAAAEGEHTLAVGVEHGGEEYALLVDGAEDVVASNEADRIACPGHIDPRLSEMMAGCYRYNDEFLSILDVDAMLRRVAKLSEAALRNARPAKSNKGANS, from the coding sequence ATGACCAGCTTCGACATCGCCGACTACAGCTACAGCCGCAAACGCGCCGCCGCCGCCGTCGCGCAAAGCCGCCATTTCACCATCAAACTGCGCGGCCAGGCGATCGGGATTCCGGTAGATTGCGTGAAGACGATCTTCCATCTCGACAATCTCACGCGCGTGCCGCTCGCGCCGCGCGAGGTCGCGGGCCTGACCAATCTGCGCGGCCGCATCGTCACCGCGCTCTATCTCGATCGTTGCCTTTGGCTCGACGCGGCGGCGGAAGGCGAACATACGCTGGCCGTCGGCGTCGAGCATGGCGGCGAGGAATATGCGCTGCTCGTCGACGGCGCCGAGGACGTCGTCGCCTCGAACGAGGCCGACAGGATCGCCTGCCCGGGGCATATCGATCCGCGCCTCTCCGAGATGATGGCGGGCTGTTATCGATACAATGACGAATTTCTGTCCATTCTCGACGTCGACGCCATGCTGCGCCGCGTCGCGAAATTGAGCGAGGCCGCGCTTCGCAACGCAAGGCCTGCCAAGTCCAATAAAGGAGCAAACTCATGA
- a CDS encoding hybrid sensor histidine kinase/response regulator, with product MDDLLKEFLQEATEHIDATSVELLRFEKDQADPALIASLFRHIHTIKGSSGFLSLPRVARLTHATETLIGRLRDGAKATPGHVSLILAAVDRLSALLIDIACNEAEPEGDDSELLRELEIGAASLRSAPAASAAKQAETDEAAPAFNASHLTTLPEHIHAPGARIGETVRVSVGVLDRLMGIVSELVLTRNQLLEISSAAGDETVKASVQNLSSVTSDLQDAVMRARMQPVERLFATLPRLVRDLSIDLGKKIELVSFGAETELDRQVIELIRAPLTHIVRNAADHGLETVPERLAIGKPEIGLIRVSATYDAGQITIEVKDDGRGLDLSSIRTKALARGLVTEESLAHMSDSDIYQFIMLPGFSTASSVTKVSGRGVGMDVVRENIQSIGGAVSLNSKAGKGTTVTLRIPLTLAIAPALILSSCGSRFAVPQMAVVEVVGVGAGFDHEIQLIHDAPVLRLRGDALPLVDLVEALELRRSDGHAPRDGYAVILRVGGVRFGLLVETIADVQEVVIEPLVGPLARIGVFSGQTILGDGAVVLILDPATIMERAGLDKNAESTRPMPLEANAPEREKTRVVLMRAGAGALKALPLSLIMRIEEVGADKFSISGDGLLMLHEGRLMPIIPTAKDMRLERDSYPVLILAGAGQAMALIAEEIVDVAEEALVFQKKSADPSVIGTVNIGDHIVDILDVAYFIESVDPTVLTRGVNQRPRILLVDDKQFFRDMLAPVLLAAGYEVTTAASGREALALIERGLRVHLAVTDIDMPEMDGYALSRALLQAPGLENLPIVALAPQRTASAVEVATLCGARAVVGKFDRRALVETVDELLKEVSSAGDEIERRIMAEIAA from the coding sequence ATGGACGATCTGCTAAAAGAATTCCTTCAGGAGGCGACCGAGCACATCGACGCGACGTCGGTGGAGCTGCTGCGCTTCGAGAAGGATCAGGCGGACCCCGCGCTGATCGCGAGTCTTTTCAGGCACATCCACACGATCAAAGGCTCCAGCGGCTTTCTGAGTCTGCCGCGCGTCGCGCGGCTCACGCACGCCACGGAGACGCTGATCGGCAGGCTGCGGGACGGCGCCAAAGCGACGCCGGGCCATGTGTCGCTGATTCTCGCCGCCGTCGACCGTCTTTCCGCGCTCCTGATCGACATCGCCTGCAACGAGGCCGAGCCGGAGGGCGACGATTCCGAGCTGCTACGCGAATTGGAGATCGGCGCCGCCAGCCTGCGTTCGGCGCCCGCCGCGTCGGCGGCGAAACAGGCGGAGACCGACGAAGCCGCGCCGGCGTTCAACGCTTCGCATCTGACGACCCTTCCCGAGCATATTCACGCGCCCGGAGCGCGGATCGGCGAGACGGTTCGCGTTTCGGTCGGCGTCCTCGACCGTCTGATGGGGATCGTTTCGGAGCTCGTTCTCACGCGCAATCAGCTCCTCGAAATTTCAAGCGCGGCCGGCGACGAGACGGTGAAGGCCTCCGTGCAGAACCTGTCGAGCGTGACGAGCGACCTTCAGGACGCCGTGATGCGCGCGCGCATGCAGCCGGTCGAGCGCCTCTTCGCGACTCTGCCGCGTCTCGTGCGCGACCTCTCGATCGATCTCGGCAAGAAGATCGAACTCGTCTCGTTCGGCGCGGAGACGGAGCTCGACCGTCAGGTGATCGAGCTCATCCGCGCGCCGCTCACCCATATCGTCCGCAACGCGGCCGACCATGGATTGGAGACCGTCCCCGAGCGCCTCGCGATCGGCAAACCGGAGATCGGTTTGATCCGCGTCAGCGCCACCTATGACGCCGGACAGATCACGATCGAGGTGAAGGATGACGGGCGGGGCCTGGATCTTTCGAGCATCCGGACCAAGGCGCTCGCGCGCGGCCTCGTGACCGAGGAGTCGCTCGCGCATATGAGCGACTCCGATATCTATCAGTTCATCATGCTGCCGGGCTTTTCGACGGCGTCGAGCGTGACGAAAGTGTCGGGCCGAGGCGTCGGTATGGATGTGGTGCGCGAGAACATCCAGTCGATCGGCGGCGCCGTGTCGCTCAATTCCAAAGCCGGCAAGGGCACGACGGTCACGCTGCGCATTCCGCTCACCCTCGCCATCGCGCCGGCGCTTATTCTCTCGAGCTGCGGTTCGCGTTTCGCGGTTCCGCAGATGGCGGTGGTGGAGGTCGTCGGCGTCGGCGCCGGCTTCGATCACGAGATCCAGCTCATTCACGACGCGCCGGTGCTGCGCCTGCGCGGCGACGCGCTGCCGCTTGTCGATCTCGTCGAGGCGCTCGAACTGCGGAGGTCGGACGGCCACGCGCCGCGCGACGGCTACGCCGTCATTCTGCGCGTCGGCGGCGTGCGTTTCGGCTTGCTTGTCGAAACCATCGCCGACGTTCAGGAAGTCGTCATCGAGCCGCTCGTCGGCCCTCTCGCGCGCATCGGCGTCTTTTCCGGCCAGACGATCCTCGGCGACGGCGCCGTGGTGCTGATCCTCGATCCGGCCACGATCATGGAGCGCGCCGGCCTCGACAAGAACGCGGAATCGACGCGGCCCATGCCGCTCGAAGCCAATGCGCCCGAACGTGAGAAGACGCGCGTCGTGCTGATGCGCGCGGGAGCCGGCGCGCTCAAGGCCTTGCCGCTTTCGCTCATCATGCGCATCGAAGAAGTCGGCGCGGACAAGTTTTCGATTTCGGGCGACGGCCTGCTGATGCTGCATGAGGGCCGGTTGATGCCGATCATACCGACCGCGAAGGACATGCGGCTGGAGCGCGACTCCTACCCCGTTCTCATTCTCGCCGGCGCGGGCCAGGCGATGGCGCTCATTGCCGAGGAGATCGTCGACGTCGCCGAGGAGGCGCTCGTCTTCCAGAAGAAGAGCGCCGATCCGAGCGTCATCGGCACGGTGAATATCGGCGACCATATCGTCGACATTCTCGACGTCGCCTATTTCATCGAAAGCGTCGATCCGACCGTTCTGACGCGCGGCGTCAATCAGCGGCCGCGCATTCTGCTCGTCGACGACAAGCAATTCTTCCGCGACATGCTGGCGCCGGTGCTGCTCGCCGCAGGCTACGAAGTGACCACGGCCGCGTCCGGACGCGAGGCGCTGGCGCTGATCGAGCGCGGCCTGCGCGTTCATCTCGCCGTTACGGATATCGATATGCCGGAGATGGACGGCTACGCGCTGTCGCGCGCCTTGCTTCAGGCGCCCGGGCTCGAAAACCTGCCCATCGTCGCCCTGGCGCCGCAACGGACGGCGAGCGCGGTGGAAGTCGCGACGTTGTGCGGCGCGCGCGCGGTCGTCGGGAAATTCGACCGGCGCGCGCTCGTCGAGACCGTCGACGAATTGCTGAAGGAAGTTTCTTCCGCAGGCGACGAGATCGAGCGACGCATCATGGCGGAGATCGCGGCATGA
- the chpT gene encoding histidine phosphotransferase ChpT, protein MTQFSLDALDLAALLSSRVCHDVISPVGAIVNGLEVLEEEKDAEMRGHALALIKSSANEASARLQFCRLAFGAAGSKGASIDTGDAELVTRQLLADERTQLNWSIPRVLMSKNKVKLLLNLCLMADAAIPRGGVISVSATGEEEKVAFKIEAKGTNARIAANIPALLAGEAEDASIDARAIQPYYAGLVAKACGLDVTVSAEPELVTIEAKPAEAAGAGAGAPTQAPQSAVA, encoded by the coding sequence ATGACCCAGTTCTCGCTCGACGCTCTCGATCTCGCGGCGCTGCTTTCGTCGCGCGTCTGCCACGACGTCATCTCTCCCGTCGGCGCGATCGTCAACGGCCTTGAAGTGCTCGAGGAAGAAAAGGACGCGGAGATGCGCGGCCATGCGCTCGCGCTCATCAAGTCCAGCGCCAACGAGGCGTCGGCCCGGCTCCAGTTCTGCCGCCTCGCCTTCGGCGCCGCCGGCTCCAAGGGCGCCTCGATCGACACGGGCGACGCCGAACTGGTCACGCGCCAGCTTCTCGCCGACGAGCGCACGCAGCTCAATTGGAGCATTCCGCGCGTGCTGATGTCGAAGAACAAGGTCAAGCTTCTGCTCAATCTCTGCCTGATGGCCGACGCCGCCATTCCGCGCGGCGGCGTGATCTCCGTCTCCGCGACGGGCGAAGAGGAGAAGGTCGCCTTCAAGATCGAGGCGAAGGGGACGAATGCGCGCATCGCCGCGAATATACCGGCGCTGCTCGCCGGCGAGGCCGAGGACGCGTCGATCGACGCGCGCGCGATCCAGCCTTATTACGCCGGCCTCGTCGCCAAGGCCTGCGGACTCGACGTCACCGTGTCGGCGGAGCCGGAGCTCGTGACGATCGAGGCGAAGCCCGCCGAAGCCGCCGGCGCCGGCGCGGGCGCGCCGACTCAGGCGCCGCAAAGCGCCGTCGCGTGA
- a CDS encoding 3'(2'),5'-bisphosphate nucleotidase CysQ family protein has product MTIGQALLNDAASERGRLARLFGDLVVGAGALAMEALARPQIAAQLKDDKSPVTEADERIEEYLFKALARDLPGVPIIAEEAAARGETAAHGDAFLLIDPIDGTREFLARSPEFTVNLALVIGETPLVGAISAPAMSRVWFAGVESFMADAAPGGALPAPQEWRALRTRKTPPQGMTALLSKSHLDAETQAFVARLKIADRISAGSSLKFCAIAEGRADVYPRFGPTMEWDTAAGDAILRAAGGVVVDPGGAPFKYNKTAQKYKNGAFIAWGDPASATLS; this is encoded by the coding sequence ATGACTATCGGGCAGGCTTTGCTTAACGATGCGGCTTCCGAGCGCGGCAGGCTTGCGCGACTCTTCGGCGATCTCGTTGTCGGCGCGGGCGCTTTGGCGATGGAGGCGCTGGCGCGCCCGCAAATCGCCGCGCAGCTCAAAGACGACAAGTCGCCGGTGACGGAGGCCGACGAGCGCATCGAGGAATATCTCTTCAAGGCGCTGGCGCGCGACCTTCCCGGCGTGCCGATCATCGCCGAAGAGGCGGCGGCGCGGGGCGAGACGGCGGCGCATGGCGACGCCTTTCTGCTCATCGACCCGATCGACGGCACGCGCGAATTCCTCGCCCGCAGCCCGGAATTCACTGTCAATCTCGCGCTCGTCATCGGCGAGACGCCCCTCGTCGGCGCCATTTCCGCGCCGGCGATGAGCCGCGTCTGGTTCGCGGGCGTCGAGAGCTTCATGGCGGACGCGGCGCCGGGCGGCGCCCTCCCCGCGCCGCAGGAGTGGCGCGCCTTGCGCACGCGCAAGACGCCGCCGCAGGGCATGACGGCTCTCCTCTCGAAATCGCATCTCGACGCTGAAACGCAGGCTTTCGTCGCGCGTCTGAAGATCGCGGATCGCATCTCCGCGGGATCGTCGCTGAAATTCTGCGCGATCGCGGAAGGGCGCGCCGACGTCTATCCGCGTTTCGGACCGACGATGGAATGGGACACGGCTGCAGGCGACGCGATCCTGCGCGCGGCGGGGGGCGTCGTGGTCGATCCGGGCGGCGCGCCGTTCAAATACAATAAGACCGCGCAGAAATATAAGAATGGCGCTTTCATCGCCTGGGGCGATCCGGCGTCCGCAACGCTTTCTTAA
- a CDS encoding DUF1134 domain-containing protein → MSASQSSSRRDLIRLAAAAIGGAVLPGFARAGVRPETYSSGEIVENGHRFFGSISRGLAEGLEKANKQWGRPNAYILGQEAGGAFVGGVRYGEGTMFTRNAGQKGVFWQGPSIGLDAGADGDRTMMLVYNLPEVNSIYRRYAGVNGSAYLVGGLGFTALNNDEVVVMPVRAGLGARLGLALGYIKFTPDSTWNPF, encoded by the coding sequence ATGAGCGCCTCGCAATCTTCCTCCCGCCGCGATCTCATTCGCCTCGCCGCCGCCGCCATCGGCGGCGCCGTCCTGCCGGGCTTCGCGCGCGCGGGCGTGCGTCCCGAGACCTATTCGAGCGGCGAGATCGTCGAGAACGGCCATCGCTTCTTCGGCTCCATCTCGCGCGGCCTCGCCGAGGGGCTCGAGAAAGCCAATAAGCAATGGGGCCGACCCAACGCCTATATTCTCGGCCAGGAGGCGGGCGGCGCCTTTGTCGGCGGCGTGCGCTATGGCGAAGGCACGATGTTCACGCGCAACGCCGGCCAGAAGGGCGTCTTCTGGCAGGGGCCGTCCATCGGCCTCGACGCCGGCGCCGACGGCGACCGCACCATGATGCTGGTCTATAATCTGCCCGAAGTGAATTCGATCTATCGGCGCTATGCGGGCGTCAACGGCTCCGCCTATCTCGTCGGCGGTCTCGGCTTCACGGCGCTCAACAATGACGAGGTCGTGGTGATGCCCGTGCGCGCGGGCCTCGGCGCCCGGCTCGGCCTTGCGCTCGGCTATATCAAATTCACGCCGGATTCGACCTGGAACCCCTTCTAA
- a CDS encoding YciI family protein translates to MLFVALCFDKPGQVDLRMATRAEHLAFLDTHAAKVKLGGPFLDGEKPVGSMLILDCADYADARDLLGQDPYAKAGLFERVELRAWKRVVGADL, encoded by the coding sequence TTGCTCTTCGTCGCTCTTTGCTTCGACAAGCCCGGTCAGGTCGATCTGCGCATGGCGACCCGCGCCGAGCATCTCGCCTTTCTCGACACGCACGCCGCGAAAGTGAAGCTTGGCGGGCCCTTTCTCGACGGCGAGAAGCCGGTCGGCTCCATGCTCATTCTCGATTGCGCCGATTACGCCGACGCGCGCGACCTTCTCGGGCAGGATCCCTACGCCAAGGCCGGCCTTTTCGAGCGCGTGGAGCTGCGCGCCTGGAAGCGCGTCGTCGGAGCCGACCTCTGA
- a CDS encoding EVE domain-containing protein, with the protein MAHWLFKSEPSTWSWERQVEAGAKGTFWNGVRNHLAKQQMMAMKKGERGFFYHSNEERAIVGIVEIIKEYYPDHTDETGKFGMVDVKAVKALKNPVTLADIKAEPSLAEMALVKNSRLSVQPVTDEEWAVVMEMAGKK; encoded by the coding sequence ATGGCGCATTGGCTTTTCAAAAGCGAGCCCTCCACCTGGTCCTGGGAGCGGCAGGTCGAGGCGGGCGCCAAGGGCACCTTCTGGAACGGCGTGCGCAACCATCTCGCCAAGCAGCAGATGATGGCCATGAAGAAGGGTGAGCGCGGCTTTTTCTACCACTCCAACGAAGAACGCGCGATTGTCGGAATCGTCGAGATTATCAAGGAATATTATCCCGACCACACGGATGAGACCGGCAAATTCGGCATGGTCGACGTGAAGGCGGTGAAGGCGCTGAAAAACCCCGTGACGCTCGCCGACATCAAGGCCGAACCGAGCCTCGCGGAGATGGCGCTGGTGAAAAACTCGCGCCTGTCGGTGCAGCCGGTGACGGATGAGGAATGGGCGGTTGTGATGGAGATGGCGGGGAAGAAATGA
- a CDS encoding tetratricopeptide repeat protein, which translates to MPHLVRPLAPVFRLLLRGGLAFAALGAFPQASFALAREGGLAVARPFEVGSSLSGNYLAAIVAGAERDTLAASTFFREALRDDPNNQDLVDRAFVAALANGGMPEAVSLAPRVIAHDKGNGLAHLTRGVDFIKNRRWAAARAELSKGGGDKRRDITSTLLVAWTYAGAKDTRKALQTLDQLNDEAFVVFRDYHAALIADMGGDKAEAEKRFKSAYAAEKNTLRLVDAYARFLASRGQRDEAKKLYLGFDEVAPGHPIIVAGIAALDEGKPLPPFVRTPDEGAAEVLYGLGAVGGRQGDELASLIYLRLSLALAPENALAIITLGDVYERMKQEETAIDLYDSVPKDSALRVNADVQAALLLETLGKSKEATEHLAAVVAANPKNQEALTALGNLQRARKLFPDAAATYSRVIELQPKPEKSQWLLYYYRGIANERRKEWKAAEADLKKALELNPDQPLVLNYLGYSWVDQGTNLDEAFKMLRRAVDLRQRDGYVVDSLGWAYYKLGRYEDAVRELEKAIDLKPSDPVINDHLGDAYWRVGRKLEAQFQWNHARDLNPDPEDLPKIMDKIKNGMKEQPEVAGNTTKTGG; encoded by the coding sequence TTGCCTCATCTCGTCCGCCCGCTCGCTCCGGTGTTTCGCCTGCTGTTGCGCGGCGGCCTCGCCTTCGCCGCGCTCGGCGCTTTTCCGCAGGCCAGCTTCGCGCTCGCCCGCGAGGGAGGCCTCGCGGTCGCGCGGCCTTTCGAGGTCGGCTCCAGCCTTTCCGGCAATTATCTCGCGGCCATCGTCGCCGGCGCGGAGCGCGACACGCTCGCGGCCTCGACCTTCTTCCGGGAGGCCCTGCGCGACGACCCCAATAATCAGGACCTCGTCGACCGCGCCTTCGTCGCGGCGCTGGCCAATGGCGGCATGCCGGAGGCGGTGTCGCTGGCGCCGCGCGTCATCGCCCATGACAAGGGCAACGGCCTCGCCCATCTGACCAGGGGCGTCGACTTCATCAAGAACCGCCGCTGGGCCGCCGCCCGCGCCGAACTCTCCAAAGGCGGCGGGGATAAGCGCCGCGACATCACCTCGACGCTTCTCGTCGCCTGGACCTATGCCGGCGCCAAGGATACGCGCAAGGCGCTCCAGACGCTCGATCAGCTCAATGACGAGGCGTTCGTCGTCTTCCGCGACTATCACGCGGCGCTGATCGCCGATATGGGCGGCGACAAGGCGGAGGCCGAAAAGCGCTTCAAATCCGCTTATGCCGCCGAGAAGAACACGCTGCGCCTCGTCGACGCCTATGCGCGTTTTCTCGCGAGCCGCGGCCAGCGCGACGAGGCCAAGAAGCTCTATCTGGGTTTCGACGAAGTGGCGCCCGGCCATCCGATCATCGTCGCCGGCATCGCCGCGCTCGACGAGGGCAAGCCGCTTCCGCCCTTCGTGCGCACGCCGGACGAAGGCGCGGCCGAAGTGCTGTATGGCCTCGGCGCCGTGGGCGGCCGTCAGGGCGACGAACTCGCCTCGCTCATCTATCTGCGTCTCTCTTTGGCGCTCGCGCCGGAGAACGCCCTCGCCATCATCACGCTCGGCGACGTCTATGAGCGCATGAAGCAGGAAGAGACGGCGATCGACCTCTATGACAGCGTGCCGAAGGACAGCGCGCTGCGCGTCAACGCCGACGTGCAGGCGGCGCTGCTGCTCGAGACGCTCGGCAAATCGAAAGAGGCGACCGAGCATCTCGCGGCCGTCGTCGCGGCGAACCCGAAGAATCAGGAGGCGCTCACCGCGCTGGGCAATCTGCAGCGCGCGCGCAAGCTCTTCCCCGACGCGGCGGCGACCTATTCGCGCGTGATCGAGCTGCAGCCCAAGCCCGAGAAGAGCCAGTGGCTGCTCTATTATTATCGCGGCATCGCCAATGAGCGCCGCAAGGAATGGAAGGCCGCCGAGGCCGATCTGAAAAAGGCGTTGGAGCTCAATCCGGACCAGCCTTTGGTGCTGAACTATCTGGGCTATAGCTGGGTGGATCAGGGAACCAATCTCGACGAAGCCTTCAAGATGCTGCGCCGCGCGGTCGATCTGCGCCAGCGCGACGGCTATGTCGTCGACAGTCTCGGCTGGGCCTATTACAAGCTCGGCCGCTATGAGGACGCGGTGCGCGAGCTGGAAAAGGCGATCGACCTGAAGCCCTCCGACCCGGTGATCAACGACCATCTCGGCGACGCCTATTGGCGCGTCGGCCGCAAGCTCGAAGCGCAATTCCAATGGAACCATGCGCGCGATCTGAACCCGGACCCGGAAGACCTGCCGAAGATCATGGACAAGATCAAGAACGGCATGAAGGAGCAGCCGGAAGTGGCGGGGAATACGACGAAGACGGGGGGGTAG